In Methanothrix sp., a genomic segment contains:
- a CDS encoding prefoldin subunit beta, producing the protein MSGELPPQIQNQLAQLQQLQQQAQAVMTQKTQIEGLIRETDAALRELEKSPDDAVIYKSVGELLFRADKAKLTEELKERKDMMDIRLKTMVKQEERIQGRFTQLQEQLKQSLGQMPPKGG; encoded by the coding sequence ATGAGTGGCGAATTGCCCCCGCAGATACAAAACCAGTTGGCTCAACTTCAACAGCTTCAGCAGCAGGCTCAGGCCGTTATGACTCAGAAGACCCAGATCGAGGGCCTGATCAGAGAAACCGATGCCGCTTTAAGAGAGCTGGAGAAGAGCCCGGACGACGCAGTTATATACAAGAGCGTCGGCGAACTTCTCTTCAGAGCGGATAAAGCTAAGCTGACTGAGGAGCTGAAAGAGAGAAAGGACATGATGGATATCAGGCTTAAGACGATGGTCAAGCAGGAGGAGCGCATTCAAGGGCGTTTCACCCAGCTTCAAGAGCAGCTTAAGCAGTCGCTAGGTCAGATGCCGCCCAAGGGCGGCTAG
- a CDS encoding CooT family nickel-binding protein, which produces MCELTVYTLRGGVRDKVMTGVVRLVVHEGKVILESIFGDSMEVEGKISEVNIMSQSATIIG; this is translated from the coding sequence ATGTGCGAGCTGACAGTTTATACCCTTAGAGGTGGCGTCCGGGATAAGGTCATGACGGGCGTGGTCAGATTGGTGGTTCATGAAGGAAAGGTCATCTTAGAGAGCATCTTCGGCGACTCCATGGAGGTCGAGGGGAAGATCTCTGAGGTGAATATCATGTCCCAATCGGCGACGATTATCGGATGA
- a CDS encoding 50S ribosomal protein L37ae, whose product MAKHTKKGRKSRSAARFSSRYGRKSRKLVADLEEKSKALYDCPQCGRNRVRRTSTAIWSCRKCGYTFAGGSFLPETSLGRSVLRSLKKSLEAD is encoded by the coding sequence ATGGCAAAGCATACTAAAAAAGGAAGAAAGAGCAGATCGGCTGCCAGGTTCAGCTCAAGGTATGGCCGCAAATCAAGGAAGCTGGTGGCTGATCTGGAGGAGAAGAGCAAGGCCTTATATGATTGCCCACAATGCGGGAGGAACAGAGTAAGGAGGACCAGCACAGCTATCTGGAGCTGTAGAAAATGCGGATATACCTTTGCAGGTGGCTCCTTCCTGCCTGAGACCTCCTTGGGCCGCTCTGTCTTGAGGTCTCTCAAGAAGAGCCTTGAGGCGGATTAG
- a CDS encoding ribosome assembly factor SBDS, whose amino-acid sequence MVRLDDAVPARLKAHGTTFEVLVDPDGALALKRGDSVNLEDILAVEDVFENASRGDRSPEEDLQKAFGTIDPLSIAPVIIKKGEISLTAEQRKRFLENKRRRVIEVIARNAINPQTKTPHPPGRIDQAMTEARVNIDPTKSTDELVKMVMKAIRPLIPIRFEEVEVAVKVPPEYAPKAYGEISAFGKLTRESWQNNGAWIGVIQIPAGMQTEFYDLVNRLTKGEAETKLLKH is encoded by the coding sequence ATGGTCAGACTGGATGACGCCGTTCCTGCCAGGCTGAAGGCCCACGGAACCACCTTCGAGGTTTTAGTGGACCCGGATGGCGCTCTTGCCCTGAAGAGGGGGGACAGCGTCAACCTGGAGGATATCCTGGCAGTGGAGGATGTCTTCGAGAACGCCTCCCGGGGGGATAGAAGCCCGGAAGAAGATCTTCAGAAGGCCTTCGGGACCATCGATCCCCTCTCCATCGCTCCGGTCATCATCAAAAAGGGAGAGATCAGCCTTACTGCTGAGCAGAGGAAGAGGTTCTTGGAGAACAAGAGAAGGCGGGTCATAGAGGTCATCGCCAGAAATGCCATCAATCCCCAGACCAAGACGCCTCATCCACCCGGGCGGATCGATCAGGCCATGACTGAGGCCCGGGTCAATATCGATCCCACCAAATCCACAGATGAGCTGGTCAAGATGGTGATGAAGGCCATCCGCCCCCTCATCCCCATAAGGTTTGAGGAGGTGGAGGTGGCGGTCAAGGTCCCGCCGGAGTATGCCCCTAAGGCCTACGGCGAGATCTCCGCCTTCGGCAAGCTCACCCGGGAATCCTGGCAGAACAATGGCGCCTGGATCGGGGTGATCCAGATACCAGCAGGCATGCAGACGGAGTTTTACGACCTGGTCAACCGGCTGACCAAGGGCGAGGCTGAGACGAAGCTTCTTAAGCATTAA
- the rrp41 gene encoding exosome complex exonuclease Rrp41: MDENDISFFKDGLRLDGRRADELRPVKIEAGVLARADGSCYIEMGGNKVIAAVYGPREVHPRHLQEVTRAIVRYRYNMASFSVEERKRPGPDRRSYELSKVSREALEPVILTSFFPRSVIDVFVEVLQADAGTRTAGINAASVALADAGIPMKSMISSCAAGKVGGTIVLDPMKEEDNFGQADLPIAMTPNGDITLMQMDGNLSKEEFRQAVEMAMKGARDIYELQRRALVEKYSQISAAPGQEGVHLCE; the protein is encoded by the coding sequence ATGGATGAGAATGACATATCATTTTTTAAAGATGGACTCCGCCTGGACGGCCGGCGAGCAGATGAGCTCAGACCGGTGAAGATCGAGGCGGGAGTCCTGGCCAGAGCTGACGGCTCGTGTTATATTGAGATGGGAGGAAATAAGGTAATAGCTGCAGTATATGGGCCAAGAGAGGTTCACCCCAGGCATCTGCAGGAGGTGACAAGAGCCATTGTGCGCTACAGATATAACATGGCCTCATTCTCTGTGGAGGAGAGAAAGCGCCCCGGCCCTGATCGCCGCTCCTATGAGCTATCCAAGGTGAGCCGGGAGGCTTTAGAGCCGGTGATACTTACCTCATTTTTCCCCCGGTCGGTGATCGATGTCTTCGTGGAGGTGCTTCAGGCGGATGCGGGAACGAGAACTGCAGGCATAAATGCAGCGAGTGTTGCCCTGGCCGATGCTGGAATCCCCATGAAGAGCATGATATCCTCATGCGCAGCGGGAAAGGTTGGCGGCACAATCGTCTTGGACCCAATGAAAGAGGAGGATAACTTCGGCCAGGCCGATCTTCCCATTGCCATGACGCCCAATGGCGATATAACCCTGATGCAGATGGATGGCAATCTGAGCAAAGAAGAGTTCCGCCAGGCAGTGGAGATGGCCATGAAGGGGGCACGAGACATCTATGAGCTGCAAAGGAGGGCATTAGTGGAGAAGTACAGCCAGATATCAGCAGCACCAGGCCAAGAGGGGGTGCATCTTTGTGAGTAG
- the speA gene encoding biosynthetic arginine decarboxylase, with protein MWTTEDSIELYGIEKWGNGYFSVNDNGNIIILPKKSPEQSVDIMDLIEEMEKSRDLEFPVLLRFPQILEDRIDEITGAFMGAIEEFDYSGTYQPIFPMKVNQRKEVIEYIIKFGAKHNIGMEVGTKAELLAALSLGLPRDAPLICNGYKDEDYLRLALSVHNLNNIIIVVDLFEEIYDILKYADAMGVVPRVGMRVKLFARGSGRWVESGGESAKFGLSTSEALELLRILDERGLKGCLKMLHFHIGSQITDIRTVKNAMNEAARIYAKVRKICDIKYLNVGGGLSVDYNGSNTATPSSANYSLQEYANDVVYTVQKICDDEEVPYPTIVSESGRAIAAYHSLLIFKIIGRKNAKSSPLHPPDDEAPIQIDDLCSAFKEINIDNYKEHYHDALQYRDELYDSFNLGNIDLEERAKGETLFWMVCKKAAFLAKEAGDESDEFLELKKLVSQKYIGNFSLFQSVPDMWGVEQIFPTIPLHRLDEMPSERGRIVDITCDSDGEIKRYAGDSEGLEYLEMHTLLENEDYYLGIFLLGAYQDTLGDFHNLLGCAHEVHVMTDESEWYICQKVEGDTCKKLLDFFNYETKDYIWEIMDQCVTRKESIQRRELEQIEAELNRTLKGYTYFITRPRKQAKRKETERDMGCSVLKY; from the coding sequence GTGTGGACGACTGAAGATTCCATTGAGCTGTACGGAATAGAGAAATGGGGCAACGGCTACTTTTCGGTGAATGATAATGGAAATATCATTATACTGCCCAAAAAGAGTCCCGAGCAATCGGTGGACATCATGGATCTCATCGAGGAGATGGAGAAGTCTCGTGATCTGGAGTTCCCTGTCCTTCTCCGCTTTCCTCAGATACTGGAAGATCGAATAGATGAGATCACCGGAGCATTCATGGGGGCGATAGAAGAGTTCGATTATTCCGGCACCTATCAACCCATCTTTCCCATGAAGGTGAACCAGAGAAAGGAGGTTATCGAGTATATCATCAAATTTGGGGCCAAGCATAACATCGGCATGGAGGTAGGAACCAAGGCCGAGCTTTTAGCCGCCCTCTCCTTGGGCCTGCCCAGGGATGCTCCTTTGATCTGCAATGGCTACAAGGATGAGGACTACCTCCGCCTCGCCCTGAGCGTTCATAATTTAAATAATATAATCATAGTGGTAGACCTTTTCGAGGAGATATATGATATACTGAAGTACGCTGATGCCATGGGGGTGGTGCCCAGGGTCGGGATGAGGGTGAAGCTCTTCGCCCGGGGCTCAGGCCGGTGGGTGGAATCGGGGGGGGAGTCTGCCAAGTTCGGCCTTTCCACCAGCGAGGCTCTGGAGTTATTGAGAATCCTAGATGAGAGGGGGCTTAAGGGCTGCCTGAAGATGCTCCACTTCCACATCGGCTCGCAGATCACAGATATCCGCACAGTCAAGAACGCCATGAACGAGGCGGCAAGGATCTATGCCAAGGTGCGAAAGATCTGCGATATCAAGTATCTGAATGTGGGTGGCGGCCTCTCTGTAGACTACAATGGCTCGAACACCGCCACCCCCTCTTCTGCCAACTACTCTCTGCAGGAGTATGCCAATGATGTGGTCTATACAGTGCAGAAGATCTGCGATGATGAGGAGGTGCCCTATCCCACTATAGTCTCCGAGAGCGGCCGGGCAATTGCTGCCTATCACAGCTTGCTGATCTTCAAGATCATCGGCCGGAAGAACGCCAAAAGCTCCCCCTTGCATCCTCCTGATGATGAGGCCCCCATCCAGATCGATGACCTATGCAGCGCCTTCAAGGAGATCAATATCGATAACTACAAAGAGCACTACCATGATGCTCTGCAGTACAGAGATGAGCTTTACGACTCCTTCAATCTGGGCAATATAGATCTCGAGGAGAGGGCCAAGGGAGAGACATTATTCTGGATGGTCTGCAAGAAGGCGGCCTTCCTGGCCAAGGAGGCAGGGGATGAGTCGGATGAGTTCCTGGAGCTGAAGAAGCTGGTCAGCCAGAAGTACATCGGCAACTTCTCCCTCTTCCAGTCCGTTCCTGACATGTGGGGGGTAGAGCAGATATTTCCCACCATACCATTGCACCGCCTGGATGAGATGCCCAGCGAACGGGGCAGGATCGTGGATATCACCTGCGACTCAGATGGGGAGATCAAGAGGTATGCCGGGGATAGCGAGGGCCTGGAGTACCTGGAGATGCATACCCTGCTGGAGAATGAGGACTACTATCTGGGCATCTTCCTCCTGGGAGCCTATCAGGATACCCTGGGGGATTTCCATAACCTTCTGGGCTGTGCTCATGAGGTGCATGTCATGACAGATGAGAGCGAGTGGTACATCTGCCAGAAGGTGGAGGGCGACACCTGCAAAAAATTGCTTGATTTCTTCAACTACGAGACCAAGGATTACATCTGGGAGATCATGGACCAGTGTGTGACCAGAAAGGAGAGCATCCAAAGGCGGGAGCTGGAGCAGATCGAGGCCGAGCTGAACCGCACCCTCAAGGGCTATACCTATTTCATAACCCGCCCTCGAAAGCAGGCAAAGAGGAAAGAGACGGAGAGGGATATGGGCTGCAGCGTCCTGAAATATTGA
- a CDS encoding DNA-directed RNA polymerase subunit P: MTYKCTRCKRIVEIDYEYSGIRCPYCGHRILMKERPTTVKKIKAI, translated from the coding sequence ATGACCTATAAGTGCACCAGATGCAAGAGGATCGTGGAGATCGATTACGAGTATAGCGGCATACGCTGCCCTTACTGCGGCCATAGGATCCTGATGAAGGAGAGGCCCACCACGGTCAAGAAGATAAAAGCCATCTGA
- a CDS encoding KEOPS complex subunit Pcc1 — protein MKGWAELVFETPHPREIYHALAPELEDEAHRSQVELIEGPGFVRLKISGEDVVSLRAALNTWIRLVKIAIEMVSL, from the coding sequence ATGAAGGGCTGGGCAGAGCTGGTCTTCGAGACACCTCATCCCCGGGAGATCTATCATGCACTGGCACCGGAGCTGGAGGATGAAGCTCACCGGTCCCAGGTCGAGCTGATCGAGGGACCGGGCTTTGTTCGATTGAAGATCTCAGGCGAGGACGTGGTCTCCCTTCGGGCAGCCTTAAATACCTGGATAAGATTGGTCAAGATCGCAATTGAGATGGTGAGTTTATGA
- the rhuM gene encoding RhuM family protein produces MRKFLIVQTEGSRRIERLVGFYSLDMILAIGYRVRSHRGVQFRCWDTEKGSIPCGRQAESCKIQSPPSVHDYISHKNIP; encoded by the coding sequence ATTCGGAAGTTCCTGATAGTTCAAACCGAGGGCAGCCGCCGGATAGAGCGGCTTGTCGGCTTCTACAGCCTGGATATGATCCTGGCCATAGGCTACCGGGTGAGGAGCCACCGGGGCGTCCAGTTCCGCTGCTGGGACACAGAGAAAGGATCGATCCCATGCGGCCGCCAGGCAGAATCATGCAAAATCCAATCTCCACCCTCCGTGCATGATTATATATCTCATAAGAATATCCCTTAA
- the rrp4 gene encoding exosome complex RNA-binding protein Rrp4 codes for MDRKVVVPGDLLSEDAKRSGEGTFVKDGNVYSLLYGLANYRDKINVIPLAGKYMPATGDNVIGVVKDVTFSNWIVDINSPYDGLLHISEFPRRIESDEMSKYLRIGSSIMARVKDVDPTMKVELTLNDRKLGPIRTGQVVEISHTRVPRLIGKGGSMISMLKKEVKCSIFVGQNGRIWINGSADDTDLALKTIALIEKEAHTNGLTDRIVNFLKAEKKARS; via the coding sequence ATGGATCGCAAGGTGGTGGTACCAGGTGATCTTCTCTCTGAGGATGCCAAGAGGTCGGGCGAGGGGACTTTTGTCAAGGACGGAAACGTCTACTCTTTGCTGTACGGACTTGCGAACTACAGGGATAAGATAAATGTCATACCCCTAGCGGGGAAGTATATGCCCGCAACTGGGGATAATGTAATAGGAGTGGTGAAGGACGTAACCTTCTCCAACTGGATCGTGGACATCAACTCGCCTTATGATGGGCTTTTGCACATCTCTGAGTTTCCCAGGAGGATTGAATCGGATGAGATGTCCAAATATCTGCGCATCGGCAGCTCCATTATGGCCCGGGTGAAGGATGTGGATCCCACAATGAAGGTGGAGCTAACCCTAAATGACAGAAAGCTGGGCCCGATCAGGACGGGACAGGTCGTAGAGATCAGCCACACCCGGGTGCCCAGGCTCATCGGCAAGGGCGGCTCCATGATCAGCATGCTGAAAAAAGAGGTAAAATGCAGCATATTCGTTGGTCAGAATGGCAGAATCTGGATCAACGGCAGTGCAGATGATACGGATCTGGCGCTCAAGACAATTGCCCTGATAGAGAAGGAAGCGCACACCAATGGCCTGACGGACAGGATTGTGAACTTCCTTAAGGCAGAGAAGAAGGCCAGAAGTTGA
- the rrp42 gene encoding exosome complex protein Rrp42 yields MSSVISEIKKDFIYNLLLKGERMDGRSFDQYREISIERDVIHKAEGSALVKLGSSQVLVGVKMQPGEPFQDSPNRGVIITNAELVPLASPSFEPGPPNEVGIELARLVDRGVRESKAVDLEALCIESGKQVWIVFIDVHILDDCGNILDAASLGAIAALLCTKVPASRFGLGEDYILPIKDIPIATTAIEFSDALMFDPGVEEEAIANTKLTVITTTNGEICGIQKGGTGMLKPEQAYRIIDIACEKAREIREKFLEA; encoded by the coding sequence GTGAGTAGCGTCATCTCCGAGATCAAGAAGGATTTCATCTATAACCTTCTTCTCAAGGGTGAGAGGATGGATGGTCGGAGCTTCGATCAGTACCGGGAGATATCCATTGAAAGGGATGTCATCCACAAGGCAGAGGGCAGCGCTCTGGTCAAGCTGGGCTCCAGCCAGGTTCTGGTGGGGGTGAAGATGCAGCCTGGAGAGCCCTTCCAGGACTCTCCCAACCGGGGAGTAATAATCACCAATGCCGAGCTTGTACCCCTGGCATCACCCTCATTCGAGCCCGGGCCACCCAATGAGGTGGGCATAGAGCTAGCCCGGCTGGTCGACCGGGGAGTGCGCGAATCCAAGGCAGTGGACCTTGAGGCGCTATGCATCGAGTCAGGAAAGCAGGTCTGGATAGTGTTCATCGATGTGCATATCCTTGACGACTGCGGAAACATCCTCGATGCTGCCTCCCTGGGAGCAATAGCCGCTCTCTTATGTACCAAGGTGCCTGCCTCGAGATTCGGCCTGGGCGAGGATTATATTCTGCCCATCAAAGATATTCCTATAGCCACGACAGCTATTGAATTTTCCGATGCGTTGATGTTCGATCCCGGGGTGGAGGAGGAGGCGATAGCCAACACCAAGCTCACCGTCATCACCACCACAAATGGGGAGATCTGCGGCATACAGAAGGGCGGCACAGGAATGCTCAAGCCTGAGCAGGCCTACCGCATCATTGATATAGCATGTGAGAAGGCGAGGGAAATCCGGGAAAAGTTTCTGGAAGCTTAA
- a CDS encoding transposase, which translates to MLSREDILAIYEEGPEAVIATIQILCSIINKQAARIAELEERVKSLEDQINKNSRNSSKPPSTDTFRKIKGQRKPSGRPVGGQKGHKGHTLEMAEKPDREIVHQVTKCEFCGRSLCDVEATNYERRQVFDLPPIKVEVFEHQAESKTCPNCGCLNKAAFPKEVAYPVQYGTRLKSVAVYLNQYQLVPFDRLSETFVDLFGHRLSQSTLIDANRTCYNILGPVEEDIKQQKTKAQNLLERLQKYRREVLAFMYDFEVPFDNNQAERDLRMMKVQQKISGNFRSWDGAKIFCRIRGYISTVKKNSSSVIDAIQGAFEGKPFIPQRTLIAV; encoded by the coding sequence TTGTTGAGTCGCGAAGATATTCTGGCAATTTATGAGGAAGGTCCTGAAGCAGTCATTGCAACCATACAGATCCTATGCTCAATCATCAATAAACAAGCAGCAAGGATTGCCGAACTGGAAGAGAGAGTAAAATCATTGGAGGATCAAATCAATAAGAATAGCCGCAATAGCAGCAAACCGCCCTCTACGGATACCTTTAGAAAGATAAAAGGTCAGCGTAAGCCGAGTGGCAGACCCGTAGGCGGTCAGAAGGGTCATAAGGGACATACCCTGGAAATGGCGGAAAAACCTGATCGCGAGATCGTTCATCAGGTTACAAAATGTGAATTTTGCGGTCGGTCTCTATGCGATGTTGAAGCAACGAATTATGAACGGCGTCAAGTATTCGATTTGCCTCCTATCAAAGTGGAAGTATTCGAACATCAGGCTGAGAGCAAGACCTGCCCCAATTGCGGTTGCCTCAACAAGGCCGCCTTTCCCAAGGAAGTTGCATATCCGGTTCAATATGGAACTCGCTTGAAATCTGTTGCCGTCTATCTAAATCAATATCAGCTCGTGCCCTTTGATCGATTGAGCGAGACTTTCGTTGATCTCTTCGGCCATCGTTTAAGTCAGAGTACTCTGATCGACGCCAATCGTACCTGTTACAATATTTTGGGGCCTGTCGAAGAGGACATCAAGCAGCAAAAGACGAAGGCCCAAAATCTGTTAGAGAGATTGCAGAAGTATCGGAGAGAAGTCTTGGCCTTCATGTATGACTTTGAGGTCCCATTTGACAATAATCAGGCAGAGAGAGATCTGAGAATGATGAAAGTCCAGCAAAAAATCTCAGGAAACTTTAGAAGCTGGGATGGAGCGAAGATTTTTTGCCGCATTAGAGGGTATATCTCTACGGTTAAAAAGAACTCCAGTTCAGTTATCGATGCTATTCAAGGAGCCTTTGAAGGGAAGCCATTCATTCCTCAGAGAACTTTGATTGCGGTCTGA
- a CDS encoding helical backbone metal receptor, with product MRVKAYLIILALLLAPAFSEEQNISVTDEDGRNVIVPASPKSIVCLSPGAAEAIYSLGRSDLIVAITDDCDMPPALLKKERIGKSSRNADLERIIELNPDLVIAKTGGLFPEDDEQRLMDYGIPVLRYRLLHIDALIQVIGDMGRILGEEEKASSMADQISGYYDLILNRTETIADEDRPSVYFMSMGHFDWTGNRKSTGHTRITEAGGRNIAANLETTVPHVDMEWVIEQNPEIIIYSMSKEQYNATTPTIEEMEAKRDEIMSLPGFESIDAVKTGRIYVTDIKMASGLSEMVTMLYYAKWLHPDLFGDIDPREVHEELLKKYFDMEIDGIYQVYPDAPVDKEDGEDALRTITDANGSFAFSNLPAGTYPVTASKSVMGIYPYLGNATVQLREDLEDLEIRLKSSDENELAKFNEAILDLPDADGNMNIKGTVYGPNQPGAKPSIIPYEDAEVKLTEYSTI from the coding sequence ATGAGAGTAAAAGCCTATTTAATCATTCTCGCCCTGCTTCTGGCTCCGGCATTCTCAGAAGAGCAGAACATATCTGTCACCGACGAGGACGGCCGGAATGTGATTGTGCCTGCGAGTCCCAAGAGCATTGTATGCCTCTCTCCAGGGGCTGCGGAGGCGATCTATTCTCTTGGAAGATCAGACCTGATAGTTGCCATTACCGATGACTGTGATATGCCCCCTGCTCTTTTAAAAAAGGAGAGAATAGGAAAGTCCAGTCGAAATGCAGACCTGGAGAGAATAATCGAGTTGAATCCCGATCTTGTGATTGCCAAGACCGGAGGCCTCTTCCCAGAGGATGATGAACAAAGGTTGATGGACTACGGAATTCCCGTCCTGAGGTACCGCCTCCTGCATATAGATGCTCTGATCCAGGTGATCGGCGATATGGGCCGGATTCTAGGAGAGGAGGAGAAAGCAAGCTCTATGGCCGATCAGATCTCTGGATATTATGATTTAATCCTGAATAGAACAGAGACGATAGCAGATGAAGATCGACCCTCGGTCTATTTCATGTCTATGGGCCATTTCGATTGGACAGGCAACAGGAAATCGACTGGACACACCAGAATTACTGAAGCAGGCGGCAGAAATATTGCAGCGAATCTGGAGACCACTGTGCCCCATGTGGATATGGAATGGGTGATCGAGCAAAATCCAGAGATAATCATCTACTCCATGTCAAAAGAGCAGTACAATGCGACTACGCCTACAATTGAGGAGATGGAGGCCAAAAGAGATGAGATCATGTCCCTTCCTGGCTTTGAGAGCATAGATGCCGTTAAAACCGGGCGGATCTACGTCACTGATATTAAGATGGCAAGCGGTCTCTCGGAGATGGTGACCATGCTCTACTATGCCAAGTGGTTACATCCCGACCTCTTCGGAGATATCGATCCTCGAGAGGTTCACGAGGAGCTTTTAAAGAAATACTTCGATATGGAAATCGACGGCATCTATCAGGTTTATCCCGATGCCCCGGTTGATAAGGAGGATGGAGAGGATGCTCTTAGGACGATCACCGATGCCAATGGCAGCTTTGCTTTTAGCAACCTGCCGGCTGGAACATATCCTGTCACCGCCTCCAAGTCTGTGATGGGCATCTATCCTTATCTGGGAAATGCAACCGTTCAGCTCAGGGAAGATCTTGAGGACCTGGAGATAAGGCTGAAGAGCTCTGATGAGAACGAGCTTGCGAAGTTCAATGAAGCGATCCTGGACCTACCGGATGCAGATGGCAATATGAACATCAAAGGAACTGTGTATGGACCAAACCAGCCGGGCGCCAAACCATCCATAATACCTTACGAAGATGCAGAGGTTAAGCTGACTGAGTATTCAACGATATAA
- a CDS encoding deoxyhypusine synthase produces the protein MEHNYDHKAFFNGERIRTTIPVKNRGVAELVGDMARMGFQGGQLGTSLRIWEKMMEEDVTIFLGLAGAMVPAGLGEFIAYLLRERKVDCLVSTGANLFHDLCEGMGIIHFLGSCSVDDSYLNECKIDRIYNVFVSDTELNKADNYISDFVKGLDRERHYSSRELMEMVGRDLPDTTILGAAHKSGVPIFVPALGDSSWGIGMVMALRDGCRVLVDQIKDVDEITRIVERSDKTGVIYIGGGVPKNFIQQAEVITEMVGTYTGGHNYAIQYTTDSPHWGGLSGCTFEEAVSWGKVRKEASKVQVFSDATITVPLVVQALQASGHRRKSYPVYRWSEGDLELSYKRL, from the coding sequence ATGGAACACAATTATGATCACAAAGCGTTCTTCAATGGTGAGCGGATCAGGACGACGATACCCGTGAAGAATCGGGGCGTCGCTGAACTGGTTGGCGATATGGCCAGGATGGGCTTTCAGGGAGGCCAACTCGGCACATCCTTGCGCATTTGGGAGAAGATGATGGAGGAGGATGTCACCATCTTCTTGGGGTTGGCCGGGGCGATGGTCCCAGCAGGGCTGGGCGAGTTCATAGCCTATCTATTACGGGAGAGGAAGGTGGACTGTCTGGTGAGCACAGGGGCCAATCTGTTCCACGACCTGTGCGAGGGAATGGGGATAATTCACTTTCTGGGAAGCTGCAGTGTTGATGATTCCTATCTGAATGAGTGCAAGATCGACAGGATCTACAATGTCTTCGTCTCCGATACCGAGCTGAATAAGGCGGACAATTACATATCGGATTTCGTAAAGGGCCTGGACCGGGAGCGCCACTACTCCTCCCGCGAGCTGATGGAGATGGTGGGCAGAGATCTTCCAGATACCACCATCCTTGGCGCTGCTCATAAATCCGGCGTTCCCATCTTCGTTCCAGCCTTAGGAGACAGCTCCTGGGGCATAGGAATGGTCATGGCTCTGCGCGATGGCTGTCGGGTCTTGGTTGATCAGATCAAGGATGTGGACGAGATCACAAGGATCGTGGAGAGGTCTGACAAGACAGGGGTGATCTACATCGGGGGTGGTGTTCCCAAGAACTTCATCCAGCAGGCAGAGGTCATAACGGAGATGGTGGGCACCTATACCGGTGGCCACAACTATGCCATTCAATATACCACTGATTCCCCCCACTGGGGTGGGCTCTCTGGCTGCACATTTGAGGAGGCCGTCTCCTGGGGCAAGGTGAGAAAGGAGGCAAGCAAGGTGCAGGTCTTCTCCGATGCCACCATAACCGTCCCCCTGGTGGTGCAGGCTTTGCAGGCCTCAGGCCACAGGCGCAAGAGCTATCCGGTCTACAGATGGAGCGAGGGAGATTTAGAGCTGAGCTACAAGAGATTGTAG